The Candidatus Melainabacteria bacterium genomic interval ATCAGTTAGCGCGAATTGATCAAACAGCGGCAAATCATTTTCGGTTAAGCCTTTGGCAAGAGTAAAAATCTCGCGCAGAGAACGCGGCACAACTAAAAATCCCAGGCGCAGAACCGGGTACAAGACTTTCCATAAACAAGACAAATGAATAACTACGTCACCACGGTCGAGCCCTTGCAATGATGGCAGCGGTCGCGCTTTGTACCGATATTCACTGGCATAGTCGTCTTCGACGATAAAAGTTCGTGTTCTCTTCGCCCACTCAAGAAGCTGTAATCGCCTGGGCATCGATAATATCGCTCCCGTAGGATCGACATATGAAGGAGATACATAGAGAACTTTTATTTTGTCTTCCAACTGCTCGAGTTGATCGACACAAAGCCCATCTTTATCTGTCGGAATTGCGATCACTTTTGCGCCGTACAACTCGAAACGTTGACGAACATCAGGATAACCAGGGTCTTCAACCACAACACAATCGCCGGGATTAATAAGCATGCGGCAAATCAAGTCTAATCTAAGTTCTCTTGCCGAAAAAACGACCACCTGCTCAGCAGAGCATTTAACAGCTCGAGACCGCTTCAAATAGGCGGCGTAGGCTTCGCGCAGGGGCGGGTAACCGAAAGGCTCCTGCGAGTACTCCAGGCGCGAAAGGTCTTTCATTCGACAATTTTGTTCGAGCAGAGTTTTCCAATGTTTTAGAGGCGTTAACTCGAGCGCTGGACCACTCATGTAGGTCTGAAGTTCAGGACTGTCGGAATATACTGATTCGCTCGACAGCTTCAATAGACGTCGACCATATCCACTCAAGTGCACGTGATCGCCCTGCTGATAATTTGAGTACACCGGTCTGGGCGCAAGATCGCCTAAATAGCGACGACAAACTTTCGCGCCTGATCTCGCATGGATCTTGATATACCCCTGACTGGCTAGAGTCTCAAATGCTCTGGCAACAGTCGACCGGGAAACTCTAAGCAACTGCGCAAGTTCATTCAGTGACGGCAAGAGATCATCGTCTTGCAACTGACCGCCAAGAATAGCAGTTCTGTATGCATTAGCAATTTGTGTGTACACAGGCACAATGGAATTCGTGTCAAGATCTACTTGAAACGAAAATCGACTGGCACTCTGCCCCTTAAACTGCTCCACTCGCCCTTACTCTCCTCTCATTACGACTTAACAAACTGAGCCCAGCCACGCACACTCTCATCCAGACTTTTCTCGTCGAGATGAGCGAAGGGCATCAAAAATTCACCAGGCTCAGAAACACCTGAGTAATACAGCTCAGTGCTCATTAGCGATAATCCCCACTCTGCTGCGACGTCAATGATCCTTCTATCGCTGTGCCTGCTTTGCACTTGAATCAAGAGGTGCATACCAGATGTTTCAAACGGCAAAACAACTGTCTCGCGACAATGTCTGGTGAGCGACTGTATAAGCGCCTGTCGCCTCTTAGCGTAGACAGCGGTGGTTCGCTTGATATGTTTTTCAAGGTATCCATCATTGATAAAGTCTGTCAGAGCAAACTGTTCCAACAAGGGAAGATTTCGCTCAGTCTGCAATTTCGCCAGAAAAACCGGATGCAATAAGCGTTTTGGAAGTACCAGAAAGCCCAGACGAACCATGGGAAACAGAACCTTCCACAGAGACGAAATGTAGATAACATTCTCTGCCGGATCTAACCCGTGCAGGGAAGGCAACTGTTCGTTTCCGTATCGATATTCGCTGTCATAGTCATCTTCAATGATTAAAGTATTGGACCTCGCAGCCCAATCAAGCAGCCATTTCCGCCGCTCCAGAGACATAACTATCCCGGTCGGATCCTGATGCGAGGGCGTGACATAGACACACTTGATGGGCTGAGAAATCTTCTCGAGATAACTTACATCCAGACCATCCTGATCGATGGGAACATTCAAAAGCTTCGCACCGTGCGAGGCAAAACACATACGAGCGTCGGGATATCCGGGTTCTTCAATAGCAACCAGATCACCGGGATCGATGAGCAACCGAGCAGGAACTTCTAGTTTGAACTGCTGGCTTGCAAAGACCACGAGCAAATCCGGCGAGTATTTCACGCCGCGCGCGCGATGCAGATAAGCAGACAAGGCGTCCCGCAAAGGCGGATATCCAAGCGGCTCTCTGGCATGCGCGAGGTGCGCTAGATCCCTCAACTTGCAATGTCGCACCAGAAGCTGCCTCCACTTTGAAAGTGGTGTCAGTTCGAGTGGTGGACCGCAAAACTGTAACTGTGCAAGTTGCTCGAGCCTTCGCCTCTGGTATCCGGCCATATCCAGAACTCGCTGTCCATACTCTGACAACGAAACTGGATGAATCTCGGCAACATCTTCGTTTTGAAGATTCTGCTCGAACATTTCTCCAGGCAGCGGATCGCATACATAAGTACCCGAACCGGAAATAGTTGTGATGTATTTCTGCTTCTGCAGATCGTCGAATGCCTTTAACACCGTCGCTCTGGAAATCTGCAGACCTGCTGACAAATCTCGAACAGACGGCATTGTCTGCCCAGGTTTCAAGCGCCCTTCGATGATGGCCTTTCTAATCGCATCTGATGCCCTTCTATAAACTGGCACCGAAGATCGATATTCGAGGTTGATGACAAAATCCATTGCTTTTGCTCTTACTCAAATAGTTCCGCGTGCAACAACTACTGAATGGTGGCACGGAGGTCTTGTAAGCAATTGTACGACGATAGCAACGGGTTGGCGCAGTTTTCTTCAATTTGGTATCAACCGGCCTAACAGAGTGGATTGATTGTCTCTATAGAAGCATGGCTTTCTATGTATCTATTGGGCTAAAAGGGCAACAGGACTTGGTTGGGACGTATAGGGGCTTTGATGTGAAGTATGGAAACAGGTGCATGAAACATAGCAGTGTGAGTCGAAAGTTGGCAAGCAGAACTGCGTATATACACTCGCCATTTACGTTGTTTTTGAATCATCTAGTTGTGGAATCTCCAGGAATCAGGCTCTCATGGCGTTTCAAGGCTTTTCGATCACATGTGAGTGAACTAGCACATGCAGGCCGATTCGCAGCGAATTCCGTCGATACTGCAGCAGGTATTTGCGTTAGTTAGCGAAGCACTTCGACTAGCGCTGTTTCTCAAATAAAACAGTGATGCGGCCTGGCATACGAACGGCACCGGGCGGGTTAGCGCAGCTTTGCACGCCTCTACGAGCGGTGCTAGCTTTGATACCGTATTCAGTACCAAAACAAAACGGATAATCCGAGAAAACTCAGACTATCCATTCAGAATTTATCTATGATTCAGGCGTTTTAAATGCAGCCCATATTGGCTCCGCAGAGTTCTGACGCTATGCTCTTGCGTTCATTC includes:
- a CDS encoding PLP-dependent aminotransferase family protein, translating into MEQFKGQSASRFSFQVDLDTNSIVPVYTQIANAYRTAILGGQLQDDDLLPSLNELAQLLRVSRSTVARAFETLASQGYIKIHARSGAKVCRRYLGDLAPRPVYSNYQQGDHVHLSGYGRRLLKLSSESVYSDSPELQTYMSGPALELTPLKHWKTLLEQNCRMKDLSRLEYSQEPFGYPPLREAYAAYLKRSRAVKCSAEQVVVFSARELRLDLICRMLINPGDCVVVEDPGYPDVRQRFELYGAKVIAIPTDKDGLCVDQLEQLEDKIKVLYVSPSYVDPTGAILSMPRRLQLLEWAKRTRTFIVEDDYASEYRYKARPLPSLQGLDRGDVVIHLSCLWKVLYPVLRLGFLVVPRSLREIFTLAKGLTENDLPLFDQFALTDFINDGSLERHIRRTRSIYAQRRDALVESLKSALEDKVTVVNDAAGFELLIRLKTTLKEQEVLTLARLHRLPLFSSHPHYVSQHSSGEFIIPFAELEDDSLADYVAKLRSLLS
- a CDS encoding PLP-dependent aminotransferase family protein encodes the protein MDFVINLEYRSSVPVYRRASDAIRKAIIEGRLKPGQTMPSVRDLSAGLQISRATVLKAFDDLQKQKYITTISGSGTYVCDPLPGEMFEQNLQNEDVAEIHPVSLSEYGQRVLDMAGYQRRRLEQLAQLQFCGPPLELTPLSKWRQLLVRHCKLRDLAHLAHAREPLGYPPLRDALSAYLHRARGVKYSPDLLVVFASQQFKLEVPARLLIDPGDLVAIEEPGYPDARMCFASHGAKLLNVPIDQDGLDVSYLEKISQPIKCVYVTPSHQDPTGIVMSLERRKWLLDWAARSNTLIIEDDYDSEYRYGNEQLPSLHGLDPAENVIYISSLWKVLFPMVRLGFLVLPKRLLHPVFLAKLQTERNLPLLEQFALTDFINDGYLEKHIKRTTAVYAKRRQALIQSLTRHCRETVVLPFETSGMHLLIQVQSRHSDRRIIDVAAEWGLSLMSTELYYSGVSEPGEFLMPFAHLDEKSLDESVRGWAQFVKS